In Lepidochelys kempii isolate rLepKem1 chromosome 10, rLepKem1.hap2, whole genome shotgun sequence, a single window of DNA contains:
- the RPS2 gene encoding small ribosomal subunit protein uS5: MADDAGAAPAGGAGPAGGAARGGFRGGFGSGLRGRGRGRGRGRGRGRGARGKAEDKEWIPVTKLGRLVKDMKIKSLEEIYLFSLPIKESEIIDFFLVSSLKDEVLKIMPVQKQTRAGQRTRFKAFVAIGDYNGHVGLGVKCSKEVATAIRGAIILAKLSIVPVRRGYWGNKIGKPHTVPCKVTGRCGSVLVRLIPAPRGTGIVSAPVPKKLLMMAGIDDCYTSARGCTATLGNFAKATFDAISKTYSYLTPDLWKETVFTKSPYQEFTDHLAKTHTRVSVQRTQAAAVATT; this comes from the exons ATGGCGGACGACGCCGGTGCTGCTCCCGCAGGAGGTGCGGGACCTGCAGGAGGAGCTGCAAGAGGGGGTTTCCGAGGTGGCTTTGGCAGTGGTCTCCGAGGCCGTGGTCGGGGTCGTGGCAGGGGTCGTGGAAGAGGGCGTGGGGCCCGTGGCAAAGCTGAAGACAAAGAA TGGATTCCTGTCACCAAACTTGGTCGCCTAGTCAAGGATATGAAAATCAAGTCTCTTGAAGAGATTTATCTTTTCTCCCTTCCAATCAAG GAATCAGAAATCATCGACTTCTTTCTGGTATCTTCCCTGAAGGATGAGGTTCTGAAGATCATGCCTGTCCAGAAACAGACTCGTGCTGGTCAACGTACCAGGTTCAAG gCTTTTGTAGCTATTGGTGACTACAATGGTCATGTCGGCCTTGGTGTAAAATGCTCCAAAGAAGTCGCCACTGCTATTCGTGGGGCAATCATCTTGGCTAAACTATCCATTGTACCAGTACGACGAGGCTACTGGGGTAACAAGATTGGCAAGCCTCATACTGTACCTTGCAAG GTTACTGGTCGTTGTGGCTCTGTTTTGGTGCGTCTGATCCCAGCACCCCGTGGTACAGGAATTGTATCTGCCCCTGTTCCAAAGAAACTGCTGATGATGGCTGGAATTGATGACTGCTATACTTCAGCTAGGGGTTGTACTGCTACACTGGGCAACTTTG CTAAAGCCACCTTTGATGCGATCTCCAAGACTTACAGTTATCTGACCCCTGACCTCTGGAAGGAGACTGTATTCACCAAGTCTCCTTATCAG GAATTCACTGATCATCTGGCTAAGACCCACACCAGAGTCTCAGTGCAGAGAacccaggcagctgctgtggcAACTACTTAA